One Halarcobacter ebronensis genomic window carries:
- a CDS encoding IS110 family transposase, which translates to MYSIGLDISKSTINVYVPYNDLDLIIENNLKSIKSLYSKLKKYYKKELDKLVFVYEPTSNYSFLLKSFCANQNIKSFIVNPKKSASFAKVIGHRNKTDIKDARLLSKMIVTAKNEDIKVPIINSVEEELKELIACYKLIIKQQVIAKNHIAALKAKREKSYSIKELESQYQFLKKQELKLIKQIKSMIKKDEKLQEAFKNIQTIDGIGEISAIVLLSHFTQYPNANQKQIVSLAGLDPIEKSSGSSVKGKTKISKAGSKICRGTLFMPAMTSVRHNERLKSFYDRLKENGKHTTVIQVAIMRKLLIIAHSIYKNNEVYEPNRI; encoded by the coding sequence ATGTATTCTATCGGATTAGATATTAGTAAGTCAACAATCAATGTGTATGTTCCATATAATGATTTAGATTTGATTATTGAGAATAATCTAAAATCAATAAAAAGTTTATATTCTAAATTAAAAAAATATTATAAAAAAGAACTGGATAAATTAGTGTTTGTTTATGAACCAACTTCTAATTACTCTTTTTTATTAAAATCTTTTTGTGCAAATCAAAATATAAAAAGTTTTATTGTCAATCCTAAAAAAAGTGCAAGCTTTGCGAAAGTAATCGGACATAGAAATAAAACAGATATAAAAGATGCTAGATTACTTTCTAAGATGATTGTAACAGCTAAAAATGAAGATATTAAAGTACCTATAATTAATTCGGTTGAAGAAGAGTTAAAAGAATTAATAGCCTGTTATAAACTTATTATTAAACAACAAGTAATAGCCAAAAATCATATTGCAGCTTTAAAAGCAAAAAGAGAAAAGAGCTATTCAATTAAAGAGTTAGAATCACAGTATCAATTTTTAAAAAAGCAAGAATTAAAACTTATTAAACAAATTAAATCTATGATAAAAAAAGATGAGAAACTCCAAGAAGCATTTAAAAATATTCAAACAATTGATGGTATAGGAGAAATATCTGCAATAGTATTATTATCACATTTCACACAATATCCAAATGCCAATCAAAAACAAATAGTATCCCTAGCAGGATTAGATCCAATAGAAAAGAGTTCAGGAAGTTCAGTTAAAGGTAAGACTAAAATATCAAAAGCAGGTTCAAAAATATGTAGAGGTACTTTGTTTATGCCAGCAATGACATCTGTACGACATAATGAAAGATTAAAAAGTTTTTATGATAGGTTAAAAGAGAATGGGAAACACACAACAGTTATACAAGTTGCAATTATGCGAAAATTATTAATTATTGCTCATTCAATTTATAAAAATAATGAAGTCTATGAGCCAAATAGGATTTAA
- a CDS encoding DUF234 domain-containing protein, which translates to METALNYFAVFGGLDTKIDMSKPLRSLIIRHILNEYEKIEKFIEKLTKNHAPFHKILTGIALGDRRVNSAFKRAEVEYEEGVKDLYELEELNIIQTETSLDFLTNKFEDNDVADKLLFTAPFLRFWFAFVSPLYRGVIRGEYDEVFERFNNYQNEFMHLIFEQLCHEYVKTIFTEDEIEEIGRYWDEDKNEIELLAQSKSGKVIIGSCRYTNSKMKKTELSRLKELCEKLELVPDEVMLFSKAGFTNELKAEKGQGLRLFTVKSLKGLLN; encoded by the coding sequence ATGGAAACAGCACTAAACTATTTTGCAGTTTTTGGTGGACTTGATACAAAAATTGATATGTCAAAACCTCTAAGAAGTTTGATAATTAGACATATTTTAAATGAGTATGAAAAAATAGAAAAGTTTATAGAAAAGCTTACAAAAAATCATGCACCTTTTCATAAAATTCTAACAGGAATTGCCCTTGGTGATAGAAGAGTTAATTCAGCTTTTAAAAGAGCAGAAGTTGAGTATGAAGAGGGTGTTAAAGATTTATATGAGCTTGAAGAGTTAAATATAATTCAAACAGAGACTTCACTTGATTTTCTTACAAATAAATTTGAAGATAATGATGTGGCAGATAAACTTCTTTTTACAGCTCCATTTTTAAGATTTTGGTTTGCTTTTGTTTCTCCACTTTATAGAGGTGTTATAAGAGGGGAATATGATGAAGTTTTTGAAAGATTTAATAACTATCAAAATGAGTTTATGCACCTTATTTTTGAACAACTTTGCCACGAATATGTAAAAACTATTTTTACAGAAGATGAAATTGAAGAGATTGGAAGATATTGGGATGAAGATAAAAATGAGATAGAACTTTTAGCTCAGAGTAAAAGTGGGAAAGTTATAATTGGTTCTTGTAGATATACAAACTCTAAGATGAAAAAAACAGAACTATCAAGATTAAAAGAGCTTTGTGAGAAACTAGAGCTTGTTCCTGATGAAGTTATGCTTTTCTCTAAAGCTGGGTTTACAAATGAGCTAAAAGCTGAGAAAGGGCAGGGTCTTAGACTCTTTACTGTAAAGAGTTTAAAAGGGTTGCTTAATTAA
- a CDS encoding YaiI/YqxD family protein, which yields MILYIDGDAFPNLLKPIVLKAINRLELKTFVISNKKIDIGKSNFVNYEIVSLGANEADDRIVELVNEHDLVITADIPLADRVIEKDAHTIDHRGELFTKDNIKEYLAMRNLMEEIRDSGEITKGPKPFSKNDTQRFANQLNMFLQKYIK from the coding sequence ATGATACTCTACATAGATGGTGATGCCTTCCCTAATCTTCTAAAACCTATAGTTTTAAAAGCCATAAACAGATTAGAATTAAAAACTTTTGTAATCTCAAATAAAAAAATTGATATTGGAAAATCAAACTTTGTAAACTATGAGATAGTCTCTTTGGGCGCAAATGAAGCAGATGATAGAATAGTAGAACTTGTAAACGAACATGATTTGGTTATAACAGCCGATATTCCATTGGCAGATAGAGTTATAGAAAAAGATGCCCATACAATTGATCATAGGGGAGAGCTCTTTACAAAAGACAATATCAAAGAGTATTTAGCTATGAGAAACTTAATGGAAGAGATAAGAGATAGTGGGGAGATTACAAAAGGACCTAAGCCTTTTTCCAAAAATGATACACAAAGATTTGCAAATCAGTTAAATATGTTTTTACAAAAATATATTAAATAG
- a CDS encoding methyl-accepting chemotaxis protein, with the protein MNSVKSKLLALLLISISFSFFILGFYNTSNEYESEYAHAKRELQSLSQGTSKFIDDYLESKLQIVVSVAEMIKNEELTIENQNLIDKLMLAKQSGDFVSVYAGVAQNGNVLRSNGTTAGPDKNNYDSRIRPWYKLCEERRSKGVTEPFMSVARKKLVITFVAPIIKDGKQIGVAAADVFLETIINKILNLKMKDTGMAYLLSNEGKILIHKNTKLQNKESELFKKIKNDKNSLFVEAKENGVEKFVSYSKINLTSWYLLLEIEKDSIFAQIKKNIGYEIILYIVLLIAILSFIYFTLLKLLKPLKALESGLNGFFEYLKGEKSSVDNLNINTKDEFGNMAKRIDIEIATVKKGLDEDRAFIEDVKSVVNRVKSGSLDVQVVKMTSNKSLDELKSILNEMIDTIRLNVNNNINSILDSLDNYSKLDFEKDIENPTGKISQGLNGLCDIINEMLQENYKLGATLENNAKQLLENVDILNRSSNETAASLEETSASIEEITSTIVETTQNISKMVNFSNNLTNSINDGQRLAKFTVESMNEINEQTSAIAEAITVIDQIAFQTNILSLNAAVEAATAGEAGKGFAVVAQEVRNLASRSAEAAKEIKDLVENATTKANTGKKNADEMIDGYLILNENISKTTQLIKQIESAANEQKQGIEQINDAVAKLDTRTQENASVAAHTHKIAIDTSSIAQNIIDSVEEKKFRKD; encoded by the coding sequence ATGAATAGTGTAAAATCAAAGCTTTTGGCATTATTACTTATTAGCATATCTTTTTCATTTTTTATTTTAGGTTTTTATAATACCTCAAATGAATATGAATCTGAATATGCTCATGCAAAACGAGAACTACAGTCCTTATCTCAAGGAACTTCAAAGTTTATTGATGATTATTTAGAATCAAAACTACAAATAGTGGTATCTGTCGCAGAGATGATTAAAAATGAAGAGTTGACTATTGAGAATCAAAATTTAATCGATAAATTGATGCTTGCAAAACAGTCTGGAGATTTTGTAAGTGTTTATGCGGGAGTAGCACAAAATGGAAATGTGCTTAGATCTAATGGTACTACGGCAGGACCAGATAAAAATAATTATGATTCAAGAATTAGACCTTGGTATAAACTTTGTGAAGAAAGAAGAAGTAAAGGTGTTACAGAACCTTTTATGAGTGTGGCAAGAAAAAAACTTGTTATCACTTTTGTTGCTCCAATAATAAAAGATGGGAAACAAATCGGAGTGGCTGCTGCAGATGTTTTTCTTGAAACTATTATAAATAAAATCTTAAATTTAAAAATGAAAGATACTGGAATGGCATATTTGCTTTCAAATGAAGGAAAGATATTAATTCATAAAAATACAAAATTACAAAATAAAGAGAGTGAACTTTTTAAAAAAATTAAAAATGATAAAAATAGCTTATTTGTTGAAGCAAAAGAGAATGGCGTAGAAAAATTTGTAAGTTATAGTAAAATAAACCTTACTTCTTGGTACTTGCTTTTAGAAATAGAGAAGGATTCCATATTTGCACAAATTAAAAAGAATATTGGTTATGAAATAATATTGTATATAGTATTATTAATAGCAATTTTAAGTTTTATCTATTTTACTTTATTGAAATTGTTAAAGCCTCTAAAAGCATTAGAATCAGGGTTAAATGGTTTTTTTGAATATTTAAAAGGTGAAAAAAGTAGTGTAGATAACCTAAATATCAATACAAAAGATGAGTTTGGTAATATGGCCAAAAGAATTGATATAGAAATAGCAACTGTAAAAAAAGGTTTAGATGAAGATAGAGCATTTATAGAAGATGTTAAAAGTGTTGTAAATAGAGTAAAAAGTGGAAGTTTAGATGTGCAAGTTGTGAAGATGACTTCAAATAAATCTTTAGATGAATTAAAAAGTATTTTAAATGAGATGATTGATACTATAAGATTAAATGTAAATAATAATATAAATAGTATTTTAGACTCTTTAGATAATTATTCAAAACTTGATTTTGAAAAAGATATAGAAAATCCAACGGGAAAAATCTCACAAGGATTAAATGGCTTATGTGATATTATTAATGAGATGTTGCAAGAGAACTATAAACTTGGTGCAACTTTAGAAAATAATGCAAAACAACTTTTAGAAAATGTTGATATTTTAAATAGATCGTCAAATGAAACAGCAGCCTCTTTAGAAGAGACTTCCGCTTCAATTGAAGAGATTACTTCCACAATAGTTGAGACAACACAAAATATTTCAAAAATGGTAAATTTTTCAAATAATTTAACTAATTCAATCAATGATGGACAAAGATTGGCAAAATTTACAGTTGAATCAATGAATGAAATAAATGAACAAACATCAGCAATTGCAGAAGCTATTACAGTAATTGATCAAATAGCTTTCCAAACTAATATTCTCTCTTTAAATGCAGCGGTAGAAGCAGCAACAGCAGGTGAAGCAGGGAAAGGTTTTGCCGTTGTAGCACAAGAAGTAAGAAATTTGGCAAGTAGAAGTGCTGAAGCAGCAAAAGAGATAAAAGATTTAGTGGAAAATGCAACAACTAAAGCTAATACAGGTAAGAAAAATGCGGATGAAATGATAGATGGATACTTAATACTTAATGAGAACATAAGTAAAACAACTCAATTGATAAAACAAATAGAGAGTGCTGCAAATGAACAAAAACAAGGGATTGAACAGATAAATGATGCAGTTGCAAAACTTGATACAAGAACCCAAGAAAATGCAAGTGTAGCAGCACATACACATAAAATTGCAATTGACACTTCATCAATTGCACAAAATATTATAGATAGTGTTGAAGAAAAGAAATTTAGAAAAGATTAA
- a CDS encoding YwbE family protein, with translation MIRDPKDRADIKAGLSVKIVLKQDQRTGKLTQGVVKDILTNSSFHPRGIKVRLEDGQIGRVQEIL, from the coding sequence ATGATAAGAGACCCTAAAGATAGAGCAGATATAAAAGCTGGACTTAGTGTAAAAATTGTCCTTAAACAAGACCAGCGAACAGGTAAACTAACCCAAGGTGTTGTAAAAGATATTTTAACAAACTCTAGTTTTCATCCAAGGGGAATAAAAGTAAGACTTGAAGATGGTCAAATAGGACGAGTCCAAGAGATATTGTAG
- a CDS encoding class I SAM-dependent methyltransferase — MSNIRVKYNTYEFDKIDIHLKTLRDKQEYDNEKEQELNEYGISSATWSLFGVVWPASEVLAKYIKDYDVRGKRVLEIGCGIALSSHLLNSKNVDITATDYHPEVESFLNYNSALNNLKNIPFERTSWSDEDDTLGKFDLIIGSDILYERWHIEELSSFVSKHAKKKCEIIISDPGRGNHAKFSKIMVTLGFSFMQFKPKKTDEYLTKAFKGQLIKYTRE; from the coding sequence ATGAGTAATATTCGTGTAAAGTACAACACCTATGAATTTGATAAAATAGACATTCACCTAAAAACACTTAGAGACAAACAAGAGTATGACAATGAAAAAGAGCAGGAGCTAAATGAATATGGAATATCTTCTGCAACTTGGTCTCTTTTTGGAGTAGTTTGGCCAGCATCAGAAGTTTTAGCAAAATATATAAAAGATTATGATGTAAGAGGGAAAAGAGTATTAGAAATTGGATGTGGCATAGCCTTATCAAGTCACCTCTTAAATAGCAAAAATGTTGATATAACTGCAACAGACTATCATCCTGAAGTTGAAAGTTTTCTAAATTATAATTCTGCATTAAATAACCTAAAAAATATTCCTTTTGAGAGAACAAGTTGGAGTGATGAGGATGATACTTTAGGGAAATTTGATTTGATTATTGGAAGTGATATTTTATATGAGAGATGGCATATTGAAGAGTTATCCTCTTTTGTAAGTAAACATGCAAAAAAGAAGTGTGAAATAATAATCTCAGACCCAGGAAGAGGAAATCATGCAAAGTTTAGCAAAATTATGGTAACTTTAGGTTTTTCATTTATGCAGTTTAAACCTAAAAAAACTGATGAGTATTTAACAAAAGCTTTTAAGGGTCAACTAATCAAATATACAAGAGAGTAA
- a CDS encoding Rossmann-like domain-containing protein gives MIYDNLREEALKSAKKNSLVLESFFVGELFTYVLVKGENRSQVGIALTPNGEGNILEKNFKSLEELLNETSYNPSLRAVTLAAINAIGQYELQDENIDVKDDLRDEIYDLIIKNSSDSDHIVFIGHLRPLIKKIQEQRENTTIFSRIKIEPELGVYNDIFEYEAISKADIVVITGTTLIGSTIDAILKFTSKAKMVVISGFSAGANPNWFKNSGITHVASLSLKECKKEDVLLNDLETIFKNGCYIQTIQ, from the coding sequence ATGATATATGATAACTTGAGAGAAGAGGCACTAAAAAGTGCAAAAAAAAATAGCCTAGTATTAGAGAGTTTTTTTGTTGGAGAGCTTTTTACCTATGTATTAGTAAAAGGTGAAAATAGAAGTCAAGTGGGAATAGCCCTAACTCCAAATGGAGAGGGAAATATTTTAGAAAAGAATTTCAAATCGTTAGAAGAGTTATTAAATGAAACAAGTTATAACCCATCTTTAAGAGCAGTTACACTTGCTGCAATTAATGCAATAGGACAGTATGAACTTCAAGATGAGAATATTGATGTAAAAGATGACCTAAGAGATGAGATTTATGACCTAATTATAAAAAACAGTAGTGATTCTGATCATATTGTTTTTATTGGGCACTTAAGACCACTTATTAAAAAGATACAAGAGCAAAGAGAAAATACAACTATCTTCTCAAGAATAAAAATTGAGCCAGAACTTGGAGTTTATAATGATATCTTTGAATATGAAGCTATCTCAAAAGCAGATATTGTTGTAATAACAGGAACAACTCTTATTGGCTCAACAATAGATGCAATACTTAAATTTACCTCAAAAGCAAAAATGGTTGTTATCTCTGGTTTCTCAGCAGGTGCAAACCCTAATTGGTTTAAGAATAGTGGAATTACCCATGTGGCAAGTCTTAGCCTAAAAGAGTGCAAAAAAGAGGATGTACTTCTTAATGATTTGGAAACTATCTTTAAAAATGGATGTTATATACAAACAATCCAATAA
- a CDS encoding methyl-accepting chemotaxis protein: protein MTSIKSKLLIVLLISISLSFFILGFYNAYNKYESEYSLAKQEQLSLSTQTAKFIEDYLSSKLQIVTSVANMIDDKNLTIENKVLVDQLLLGKQAGEFASMYFGREDNGDLIKFDGTLKSIPTMNYDSRERPWYKLYKETKKKGVTKPFISASSNKLVITLFAPVLKEDKLIGVVGANIFLDTIVEQILNLKIKGGHAYLLSNDGKILIHKEKELLNKERQLFKSIKTENDTFFTEYKDNGVDKLVSYNKVPLSSWYLVIEIEKEAIFADIKKDIAIEVFLYIVLLIAILTFIYFILLKLLNPLKKLEGGLYGFFEYLKGEKDSVDKLNINTKDEFGSMATRIDFEIEGVKRGIDEDRKLIENVKSVVTKVKEGDLNVQVINKTSNQSLNDLKDILNEMIDTVKQNVHNNINTILTSLDNYSNLDFVDNIKNPTGKISQGLNGLCNIINEMLQENYKLGTTLENNAKQLLENVDKLNKSSNETAASLEETSASIEEITSTIIETTQNIAKMAIYSNNLIESINDGQRLAKLTVESMNEINEQTTAIAEAITVIDQIAFQTNILSLNAAVESATAGEAGKGFAVVAQEVRNLASRSSDAAKEIKELVENATQKANTGKKNADEMIKGYSVLNENINNTSHLIKQIENAANEQKQGIEQINDAVAKLDTRTQENASVASHAHQISIDTSTIAQNIIENVEKKKFRRH, encoded by the coding sequence ATGACTAGTATAAAATCAAAACTTTTAATAGTATTGTTGATTAGTATTTCGCTTTCGTTTTTTATATTGGGTTTTTATAATGCTTATAATAAGTATGAATCTGAATACTCTCTAGCCAAGCAAGAACAACTATCTTTATCTACCCAGACAGCAAAGTTTATTGAGGATTATCTCTCTTCTAAACTTCAAATTGTAACATCTGTTGCAAATATGATTGATGATAAAAATTTAACCATTGAAAATAAGGTTTTAGTTGATCAATTATTACTTGGAAAACAAGCTGGTGAGTTTGCTAGTATGTACTTTGGAAGGGAAGATAATGGGGATTTAATTAAGTTTGATGGTACTTTGAAAAGCATTCCAACAATGAATTACGATTCAAGAGAAAGACCTTGGTATAAATTATATAAAGAGACTAAGAAAAAAGGTGTAACAAAGCCTTTTATAAGTGCTTCATCAAATAAATTAGTAATAACTCTCTTTGCTCCTGTATTAAAAGAAGATAAGCTAATAGGAGTAGTAGGAGCAAATATCTTCTTAGATACTATTGTTGAGCAGATTTTGAACCTAAAAATCAAAGGAGGACATGCATACCTTCTTTCAAATGATGGAAAAATATTAATACATAAAGAGAAAGAACTTTTAAATAAAGAGAGACAACTTTTTAAAAGCATAAAAACTGAAAATGATACTTTTTTTACAGAATATAAAGATAACGGTGTTGATAAATTAGTTAGTTATAACAAAGTTCCTCTCTCTTCTTGGTATTTAGTTATAGAGATAGAAAAAGAGGCAATTTTTGCAGATATTAAAAAAGATATTGCAATAGAAGTTTTCTTATATATTGTTCTACTAATTGCAATCTTAACTTTTATATATTTTATTTTATTAAAACTACTTAATCCTTTAAAAAAATTAGAGGGTGGTCTTTATGGTTTCTTTGAATATCTAAAAGGAGAAAAAGATAGTGTAGATAAGTTAAATATTAATACAAAAGATGAATTTGGGAGTATGGCTACACGAATTGATTTTGAAATTGAGGGTGTAAAAAGAGGAATCGATGAAGATAGAAAATTAATTGAAAATGTAAAAAGTGTAGTAACAAAGGTAAAAGAGGGTGATTTAAATGTTCAAGTTATTAATAAAACATCAAACCAATCATTAAATGATCTAAAAGATATTCTAAATGAGATGATTGATACAGTAAAACAAAATGTTCATAATAATATAAATACAATTTTGACCTCTTTAGATAACTATTCAAATTTAGACTTTGTAGATAATATAAAAAATCCTACAGGAAAAATCTCACAGGGATTAAATGGCTTATGTAATATTATTAACGAGATGTTACAAGAGAACTATAAACTTGGAACAACATTGGAAAATAATGCTAAACAACTGTTAGAAAATGTTGATAAATTGAATAAATCTTCAAATGAAACAGCAGCTTCACTAGAAGAGACTTCCGCTTCAATTGAAGAGATCACTTCAACTATTATTGAAACAACACAAAATATTGCAAAAATGGCTATCTACTCAAATAATCTTATTGAATCGATTAACGATGGACAAAGATTGGCAAAACTTACAGTAGAGTCAATGAATGAGATAAATGAACAAACTACTGCAATTGCAGAAGCAATTACAGTAATTGATCAAATTGCTTTCCAAACAAATATTTTATCTTTAAATGCAGCAGTAGAATCAGCAACAGCAGGAGAGGCTGGAAAAGGGTTTGCTGTTGTTGCCCAAGAGGTTAGAAATCTAGCTTCAAGAAGTTCAGATGCAGCAAAAGAGATAAAAGAATTGGTTGAAAATGCGACACAAAAAGCAAATACAGGTAAAAAGAATGCAGATGAGATGATTAAGGGATATTCTGTATTAAATGAAAATATTAATAATACAAGCCATTTAATCAAACAGATTGAAAATGCAGCAAATGAACAAAAACAGGGAATTGAACAAATTAATGATGCCGTTGCTAAACTTGATACAAGAACCCAAGAAAATGCAAGTGTTGCCTCTCATGCACATCAAATATCAATCGATACATCAACAATAGCACAAAATATCATTGAGAATGTTGAGAAGAAAAAATTTAGAAGACATTAA
- a CDS encoding transporter substrate-binding domain-containing protein — protein MKKFFYLIPFLFLINLYAEDNKLIGEINSYLTKEEIAYINDKKVIKVSNEFDYEPMDFSVDGIALGYSIDLLNILAKKIGIEVEYVTKPWTELLDDLYAGKIDLIHTIYKSNKREETLYFSTPYLISENYYITRKDNRKNVKLASLKNEKFGVSKGWHEENIVNQYPNVKKIYYENLKSKLEALSMGKIDIFMNDRNIANYYIKKYGYTNIKVANQVNESENEELDKYYFATLKEQSILISILNKAYMNVSIDLLNKLQDRWFGKIRNQVFNLSEQEYLDKKAKIRMCVFPKSMPVSDVNKENVEGIISDILKELYENVQLEFELIQTDSFKTTFDYLKEGKCEVLPTVEYSKKNRDKYNLTSPYLNLPYVAIGKSDKAFFSDLLELKDKTISVVSYTSLIKALKEQYPSIKIRTVNSVEEGLDLVKSGEVYAHLTLYPIARYYKAKSSYSSLKIIGRLIEPLKLSIAVIKSEPILLGIIQKSIDTIPKSKIDNIVNNWTEVKIQKVQDYSLLLKILIVIFVLILLGVWRYKILKETNEEITSINDELHKSQSELIKQKEEFEAIFRYSKDGIAILDFELRFIDFNSSYLKMLGYSPEEIKRKKFIEILSLEEKENIEMIFKEVLENGYIDNFEKVCLGKDGKRVSTNITITLMPDKSRLLLTAKDMTSTKLLESQSKLASMGEMIGNIAHQWRQPLSVITTSASGLSLKAEMLDSIKSDEVIMFSNQIIEQAQYLSKTIDDFRNFIREDLNYSEISVKEALLNAIAIARVAIKSNYITVVEDIQDDLTIIGNKNELGQAFINIINNAKDKLKEISEKEQKRYIFISTKSVDKNTLEVKILDNGRGIEEKIINRIFEPYFTTKHQSIGTGLGLSMSDKIIRERHKGLIHVYNEEFEYHKKKYKGAAFIISLSKNNILQ, from the coding sequence ATGAAAAAGTTTTTTTATTTAATACCTTTTTTATTCCTTATTAATTTATATGCAGAAGATAATAAATTGATTGGTGAAATTAACTCTTATCTAACTAAAGAAGAGATAGCTTATATTAATGATAAAAAAGTTATAAAAGTTTCAAATGAGTTTGATTATGAACCTATGGACTTTAGTGTTGATGGGATTGCTTTGGGATATTCTATTGATTTACTAAATATACTTGCAAAAAAAATTGGTATAGAAGTTGAGTATGTTACTAAGCCTTGGACTGAACTTTTAGATGACTTATATGCTGGAAAAATTGATTTAATACACACTATTTATAAAAGTAACAAAAGGGAAGAGACTCTTTATTTTTCTACTCCTTATCTTATTAGTGAAAATTACTATATAACAAGAAAAGATAATAGAAAAAATGTAAAATTAGCATCTTTGAAAAATGAAAAATTTGGAGTATCAAAGGGATGGCATGAAGAAAATATAGTAAATCAATACCCAAATGTAAAAAAAATATATTATGAAAATCTTAAAAGCAAACTTGAAGCTTTGTCTATGGGTAAAATTGATATTTTTATGAATGACAGAAATATAGCAAACTATTATATAAAAAAATATGGTTATACAAATATCAAAGTAGCTAATCAAGTTAATGAATCAGAAAATGAAGAGTTAGATAAGTACTATTTTGCCACGCTAAAAGAGCAATCAATCTTAATTTCTATTTTAAATAAAGCCTATATGAATGTTAGTATTGATTTGTTAAATAAACTGCAAGATAGATGGTTTGGTAAAATTAGGAATCAAGTCTTTAATTTAAGTGAACAAGAGTATTTAGATAAAAAAGCAAAAATAAGAATGTGTGTTTTTCCTAAATCGATGCCAGTTAGTGATGTAAATAAAGAGAATGTTGAGGGTATTATTTCTGATATATTAAAAGAACTCTATGAAAATGTACAATTGGAGTTTGAACTAATACAGACAGACTCTTTTAAAACAACTTTTGATTACTTAAAAGAGGGGAAATGTGAAGTTTTGCCAACGGTAGAGTATTCAAAGAAAAATAGAGATAAATATAATCTGACAAGCCCTTATTTAAACTTACCTTATGTTGCAATAGGGAAAAGTGATAAAGCCTTCTTCTCTGATTTATTAGAGCTAAAAGATAAAACAATCTCTGTTGTTTCTTATACAAGTCTAATAAAAGCTTTAAAAGAGCAATATCCTTCAATTAAGATTAGGACTGTAAATAGTGTTGAAGAGGGATTAGATTTGGTCAAAAGTGGTGAGGTTTATGCTCATTTGACTCTCTATCCAATTGCAAGATATTATAAAGCAAAAAGTAGTTATAGCTCTTTAAAAATTATTGGTAGGTTAATAGAACCTCTAAAACTCTCTATTGCAGTAATAAAATCTGAACCTATACTTTTAGGAATAATCCAAAAATCAATAGATACCATCCCTAAATCTAAAATAGATAATATAGTAAATAATTGGACTGAGGTAAAAATTCAAAAAGTTCAAGATTACTCTCTTCTTTTAAAAATTTTGATAGTTATTTTTGTATTGATTCTTTTAGGTGTATGGAGATATAAAATCCTTAAAGAGACAAATGAAGAGATAACTTCTATAAATGATGAATTGCATAAATCACAATCAGAGTTAATAAAACAGAAAGAGGAGTTTGAGGCAATATTTAGATATAGCAAAGATGGAATTGCAATTTTAGATTTCGAACTAAGATTTATAGATTTTAACTCTTCATATTTGAAGATGTTAGGCTATTCACCAGAAGAGATAAAGAGAAAAAAATTTATAGAAATTTTAAGTTTAGAAGAGAAAGAAAATATTGAAATGATATTTAAAGAGGTTCTTGAAAATGGTTACATTGACAATTTTGAAAAAGTCTGTTTAGGAAAAGATGGGAAAAGAGTATCAACAAACATAACTATAACATTGATGCCAGATAAATCAAGACTCTTATTAACCGCAAAAGATATGACTTCTACAAAACTTTTAGAGTCTCAATCAAAATTGGCATCAATGGGAGAGATGATAGGAAATATTGCCCATCAATGGAGACAACCTTTAAGTGTAATCACTACAAGTGCAAGTGGATTATCCCTAAAAGCAGAGATGTTAGATAGTATAAAAAGTGATGAGGTAATAATGTTTTCTAATCAAATAATTGAACAAGCCCAATATCTTTCAAAAACAATTGATGATTTTAGAAATTTTATAAGAGAGGATTTAAATTATAGTGAAATTAGTGTAAAAGAGGCACTTCTAAATGCAATAGCAATAGCAAGAGTAGCAATAAAGAGTAACTATATAACTGTTGTTGAAGATATCCAAGATGATTTAACAATTATAGGAAATAAAAATGAGTTAGGACAAGCTTTTATAAATATAATAAATAATGCTAAAGATAAGTTAAAGGAGATATCAGAAAAAGAGCAAAAAAGATATATCTTTATTTCTACAAAAAGTGTAGATAAAAATACTTTGGAGGTAAAAATTTTAGATAATGGTAGGGGAATAGAAGAGAAGATAATTAATAGGATTTTTGAACCATATTTTACTACAAAACATCAATCAATTGGCACAGGATTGGGTCTTTCTATGAGTGATAAAATAATAAGGGAGAGACATAAAGGTTTAATACATGTTTATAATGAAGAGTTTGAATATCATAAGAAAAAATATAAAGGGGCAGCTTTTATTATAAGTCTTTCAAAAAATAATATTTTGCAATAA